The stretch of DNA TGGCTTCTTGCGCTGGTAGGAGGCCAGGAGGTGTCGTACGTCCGAGAGGTCTCCGAGGTCGACCCCAAGGCACGAACCGTTGTCATGCGATCCACCAACATGACCATGAAtaacctgctgctggtgttcGAGACCTGCACCTACTCGCCCGACCCCGAGAACCCCGCCACAAAGACCGTGTTTGACCAGGAGGCCCAGATTACCGCCTTTGCCTCCTGGAAGCGAATCTGcaacaagattgaggacTGGACCGTGGAGCGATTTGGCCAGAACGCCATCAAGGGCAAGGCCGGCTTCGAGGGCGTCCTGCAGAAGGTGGCCAACTCGGACGTGTTCGCCCGAGAGTCCGTCTCCCTGTCTTAAGTGTCTGTGATCTCCTCCGTCGTCTCTTTTTTTGCATATCCTCTCTGACGAGACAGCACCAGCAACCACCACTCAAGAACACAACAGCATAGCACCCCAAAAAAGCATTCCCGAACCGCTCCAATTGCGCAAGCTCGGCCTTTCTATAGAtgcatgtacatactaacGATTTTAACAATATTTGACGATTGTAGCTCTTGTTGTGTGGTAATTTTGACGCGTCCTAAATTGCCGTTTCTCGGTGGCTGAtgctcttttttcttttcttgtatatattttccccatttttccatttttccatttttccatatatattttttgcCAATTTAAACTTTACTGTTCACACGACCCGAGTCTCACTGCCCACGCGACCCTTCATCTAACTCGGCCAATTGAAGTCGGATCgcgaaaaaaaatacataGCTCAATTACCACACTCTCCCTGATCACAACCGTATCTTTAACTTGCCCATTGTCCCCGTTTTGGTGTACAAAACCCCTACCCCTCCCCCGCACCGGAACGTTTCGGGCACTAAATTTGGAGCCGGCTCATGCCGCACTGGAATCTCCGGAAAAAGTCCGGAAAAAGTGCTCGTGGCGAAAATTGCCCCAAAACGcgagtttttttttatttattttttattttttggTGCGCAAAAGCCCCAGCCGCAAACCGCCACTGGGACCACATCCGACCGCGATACCAGATCGGAATCGGCTTCGCATTTGTCATGTCTGGTATCGGCACGTGCATAAGCAGCCCGAGTGTCGGAGATGTGATTTTTCGGG from Yarrowia lipolytica chromosome 1D, complete sequence encodes:
- a CDS encoding uncharacterized protein (Compare to YALI0D18854g, similar to uniprot|P35200 Saccharomyces cerevisiae YLR168C MSF1 protein), whose translation is MKFFDSRHYFNYSWEQVSIANWKKYPNEVSTHVIAVDVLRREVDPKSGVLRTERLITCKQSIPKWLLALVGGQEVSYVREVSEVDPKARTVVMRSTNMTMNNLLLVFETCTYSPDPENPATKTVFDQEAQITAFASWKRICNKIEDWTVERFGQNAIKGKAGFEGVLQKVANSDVFARESVSLS